A stretch of the Solanum dulcamara chromosome 6, daSolDulc1.2, whole genome shotgun sequence genome encodes the following:
- the LOC129893236 gene encoding beta-1,3-galactosyltransferase pvg3-like yields MMLIRRKLFLASLSSFAILFFIFFISFSIRLNFSLTNTILLQRAPQINTQFTLLIGIFTRPKNFDRRHFLRLIYGIQSTPTAHIDVKFVFCNITNSEEGTFVALEIMRFNDIIILNCSENMNSGKTYTYFSTLPQILPTRYDYVMKADDDVYLRLSPLASSLESLPRVDLYYGFVIPCPSMNPFVHYMSGMGFVLSWDLVEWIKKSNIPSNYTYGPEDKLVGQWLNLGNKAKNRFSDKPKMYDYPGTNGKCSHELIPDTIAVHRLKKWEQWINVVRFFNVTKQLQPSSLYSISFDH; encoded by the coding sequence atgatgCTAATAAGGAGGAAACTATTTTTGGCTTCTTTATCTTCTTTTGCTATacttttcttcatcttttttataTCATTTAGTATTCGCTTAAATTTTTCCTTAACCAATACTATTTTATTACAACGAGCGCCTCAAATAAATACACAGTTTACCCTCCTAATAGGAATTTTTACACGACCCAAAAATTTTGATAGACGTCATTTCCTTCGTCTTATATATGGAATTCAATCCACCCCCACAGCTCATATCGATGTAAAGTTTGTTTTTTGCAACATCACCAATTCAGAAGAAGGAACTTTTGTCGCTTTAGAAATCATGCGTTTCAATGATATTATCATCCTCAATTGCTCAGAGAACATGAATAGTGGCAAAACTTATACTTATTTTTCTACTCTTCCTCAAATACTTCCCACTCGTTATGACTATGTCATGAAGGCTGATGATGATGTTTATTTGAGGCTTTCACCATTAGCATCATCACTTGAATCATTACCTAGAGTTGATCTGTATTATGGCTTTGTTATACCTTGTCCTAGCATGAATCCCTTTGTGCATTATATGTCCGGAATGGGATTTGTTTTATCATGGGATCTGGTGGAATGGatcaaaaaatcaaatattCCCTCGAATTATACGTATGGGCCAGAAGATAAATTGGTTGGTCAATGGCTAAATTTGGGAAATAAAgcaaaaaatagattttcagACAAGCCAAAAATGTATGATTATCCAGGAACTAATGGAAAATGTTCACATGAGCTTATTCCAGATACAATAGCTGTTCATCGACTAAAGAAATGGGAGCAATGGATAAATGTTGTTAGATTTTTTAATGTAACTAAACAACTTCAACCTTCGAGTCTTTATAGTATATCATTTGACCATTAA